One genomic region from Gossypium hirsutum isolate 1008001.06 chromosome D13, Gossypium_hirsutum_v2.1, whole genome shotgun sequence encodes:
- the LOC121225107 gene encoding NEP1-interacting protein 1 isoform X1: protein MLKDWFPGLAFRCGEALAFWVFVLMRDLRIRFLIKLFKRSLFAAFICIFALGGAVVGTVVGAMKGQTTETGFFRGAGIGAVAGAITAVQLLESLADGESLSKVALLVSLVNGKVFIEWVSPAVLKAYQWQMNSLDSTYREISDIYDVNGGKGLSRSCIQKLPMQEFHSIERIKSREESYCSICIQGLKDGEMARNLPRCGHIFHLKCIDEWLSRQGTCPMCREHVLDDDGEEV from the exons ATGTTAAAGGACTGGTTCCCTGGATTAGCATTTAGATGTGGAGAAGCTCTTGCTTTCTGGGTTTTTGTTCTAATGAGAGATCTTAGGATTAGATTCTTAATTAAACTCTTCAAAAGATCACTCTTTGCTGCTTTCATCTGCATTTTTGCTTTAG GAGGAGCCGTAGTGGGAACTGTAGTAGGAGCAATGAAAGGGCAAACAACAGAAACTGGGTTTTTCAGGGGAGCTGGAATTGGGGCTGTTGCAGGTGCGATCACAGCCGTTCAATTGCTGGAATCATTGGCTGATGGGGAGTCATTGTCTAAG GTGGCCTTATTGGTTAGCTTAGTAAATGGGAAGGTTTTCATTGAATGGGTAAGTCCAGCAGTGCTAAAAGCATACCAATGGCAA ATGAATTCACTTGACTCGACATATAGAGAAATCTCAGACATATATGATGTAAATGGAGGAAAGGGTTTATCTAGAAGTTGTATCCAAAAGCTTCCAATGCAGGAATTTCATTCTATTGAGAGGATCAAATCAAGGGAGGAATCTTATTGTTCAATTTGCATACAG GGATTAAAGGATGGAGAAATGGCAAGAAATCTTCCCAGATGTGGGCACATCTTTCACTTAAAGTGCATAGATGAATGGCTAAGCAGGCAAGGAACTTGTCCCATGTGTAGAGAGCATGTTCTTGACGATGATGGTGAAGAAGTGTAA
- the LOC121225107 gene encoding NEP1-interacting protein 1 isoform X2 — protein sequence MLKDWFPGLAFRCGEALAFWVFVLMRDLRIRFLIKLFKRSLFAAFICIFALGGAVVGTVVGAMKGQTTETGFFRGAGIGAVAGAITAVQLLESLADGESLSKVALLVSLVNGKVFIEWMNSLDSTYREISDIYDVNGGKGLSRSCIQKLPMQEFHSIERIKSREESYCSICIQGLKDGEMARNLPRCGHIFHLKCIDEWLSRQGTCPMCREHVLDDDGEEV from the exons ATGTTAAAGGACTGGTTCCCTGGATTAGCATTTAGATGTGGAGAAGCTCTTGCTTTCTGGGTTTTTGTTCTAATGAGAGATCTTAGGATTAGATTCTTAATTAAACTCTTCAAAAGATCACTCTTTGCTGCTTTCATCTGCATTTTTGCTTTAG GAGGAGCCGTAGTGGGAACTGTAGTAGGAGCAATGAAAGGGCAAACAACAGAAACTGGGTTTTTCAGGGGAGCTGGAATTGGGGCTGTTGCAGGTGCGATCACAGCCGTTCAATTGCTGGAATCATTGGCTGATGGGGAGTCATTGTCTAAG GTGGCCTTATTGGTTAGCTTAGTAAATGGGAAGGTTTTCATTGAATGG ATGAATTCACTTGACTCGACATATAGAGAAATCTCAGACATATATGATGTAAATGGAGGAAAGGGTTTATCTAGAAGTTGTATCCAAAAGCTTCCAATGCAGGAATTTCATTCTATTGAGAGGATCAAATCAAGGGAGGAATCTTATTGTTCAATTTGCATACAG GGATTAAAGGATGGAGAAATGGCAAGAAATCTTCCCAGATGTGGGCACATCTTTCACTTAAAGTGCATAGATGAATGGCTAAGCAGGCAAGGAACTTGTCCCATGTGTAGAGAGCATGTTCTTGACGATGATGGTGAAGAAGTGTAA